GCTCCGGGACGGCTCTGGATCAGGTCGAGCCCCACGACCTGGTCAGGTTCGGGATAATCCCCGAGCTGGTGGGCCGTCTGCCGGTGACGGTCGCGCTGGAGGACCTGGACGAGGATGCCCTGGTGAGGGTCCTCACCGAGCCGCGCAACGCCCTGGTGAAGCAGTACTCCTACTTCTTCCGGATCGAGGGGGTCGAGCTGGAGTTCAGGGATGCCGCCCTCCACGAGGTGGCCCGCCTCGCGAGGAAGACCGAGAGCGGGGCGAGGGGTCTCAGGGCGATCATGGAGCGCATCCTCCTGGAATCGATGTACAACCTGCCGTCCGAGCGCGATACGGTGAAGAAGCTCGTGGTGACGGAAGAGTGCGTCAGGGACGGCGGCGAGCCCCTCAAGGTGAGGAAGAGGGCCAGGCCCCAGAGGGTCGGATGACATGCCGCTGAGGATTGTCGTAGGCCTGGGCTGGGGTGACGAGGGCAAGGGAAAGGTCGTGGACCACCTGGCCCCCGGCTCCGGTGCCGTTGCGAGGTTCTCGGGCGGGGCCAACGCAGGCCATACGGTGAAGACGGACGGTGGCTCCGTGGTCCTCCACCAGGTCCCTTCGGGGATGCTGAGGCCCGGCATCGCCGGATTCATAGGTGCGGGCTGCGTGCTGGACCCGGTTGCGATGCTCGCCGAGATGGAAGCCCTCTCGGACGCAGGCCATGCGGTCAGGGACAGGCTCCGCGTCTCGGGCTCCGCGCATCTCGTCCATCCCGTCTACAGACTCGTCGAGGTGGAGGAGGAACTCCGCAGGGGCTCACGGGCCATAGGCACCACCGGGCGCGGGATCGGCCCGGCATATGTGAGGAAATTCGGCAGGACCGGGATCAGGCTCGAGGACGCAGCCGACAGGAGCGCTCTCGAGTCGATGTCGGACGCCCTCCTCGAAGAGGCCGCCGGCATGCCGGGAAGCGGGCCCGGACTGGCGCATCAGGCAGCCGAGTTCGTGGATGCCGCCTTCGAGCTCTCAGGGCTCGCTTCCGACGTCGGGAGCGCCATCAGGGGCATGCTCGCAGACGGAGTCTGCGTGATCGCCGAGGGCGCCCAGGGCACCCTGCTCGATCCCGACCACGGCACCTATCCGTTCGTCACCTCCGGTTCGTGCACCGCCGCCTCCGCCTTCCAGAGCCTCGGACTGGGCCCCGGTGCCGCCCTGGTCACGGGGGTGATGAAGGCCTACTCGACCCGCGTGGGGGCAGGCCCCTTCCCAACCGAGCTGGACGACCCCACCGGCGAGGAGCTCCGGAGGAAGGGAAGGGAGTACGGCGCCACCACGGGCCGCCCCCGGCGCTGCGGCTGGCTCGACGCCGTGCTGATGCGCTACTCGGTCGCCCTCAACGGCTGCTCGGAGATCGCACTCACCCTGCTGGACGTGCTGGGCGGCTTTCCCGAGATACGGGTGTGCACCTCCTACGAAGGCCTGCCGGGCGGCCGGCCCGTGTTCGGCAGGGGGCTCTCCGCGTGCAGGCCCGTGTACGAGACCCTGCCGGGGTTCCCCGAGGACATCTCCGGAGAGCGCTCGTGGGGCGCCCTGCCGCCTCCCGCCAGGCGATACGTCGAATTCGTGGAGCGCTTCTGCGGCGCGCCCGTGCGTCTCGTCTCCACCGGCCCCCACAGGGATGACGTCATCCGGAGGGACGTCTGACGGACGCCCTCCCCCCCGACACCCACTGCCACCTGTTCTTCCAGGGACTCGCGGAACGGCTGGAGGATGTCCTCGAAGCCGCCAGGGCGGCCGGGACGGGATGGATCGTCGTCCCGGGCATCGACAGGGACACCAGCTCGCAGGCGGTCTCCATCGCGCGGCAGCACGGCCTCCTGGCGGCGGTGGGCATCCATCCCGCCGAGGCTGAGAACCCCGGGTCCTTCGAGGAGATCGAGCGGCTCGCCTTCGAGCCGGGAGTCTGCGCGATAGGCGAGACGGGGCTCGAACTGAGGCCGGGAGCCCCGCCTCTCGAACTGCAGCGCGAACTCCTCGCATCGCATGCAGGCCTGGCGTCCGACCTGGACCTGCCGCTGGTCTGCCACAGCAGGGGTGCCGAACCTGAGATCGTGGAGGCCCTCGGGGCCCTGGACCCGCCCGGCGCCGTTCTCCACTGCTATACGGGCCCGGACGGACCCGCGCTCGAAGCTGCATCGAGGGGATGGTTCATCGGATTCTCCGGCGCGGTGACGTTCAGGCGCAACGAATCGCTCCGGCGGACCCTGGCGGCCCTGCCGCGGAGCTCCGTACTGGTGGAGACAGACAGCCCGTTCATGTCGCCGGAACCCGTGAGGGGCCGGACCTGCGAGCCCGCCTTCGTGATCCACACCGCCCGCGCGGTGGCCGCCGCCTGGGGGATGCCCTTCGGCGAAGCCTGCTCCATCCTGGCCGCCAACAGCGAGAGGGCGTTCCGGCAGGGAGCCTCGGCCCGGCCTTCGGTGATCTACCGGCTGGACGGGAGGGCCTACGTGAACCTCACCGGGATCTGCGGCAACTCCTGCCGCTTCTGCATCAGGAACACGGAGGACGGCCTCGGGGGATACCTCCTGGCGCACGGGGGCGTCGAGCCTTCGGAGGAGAGGGTCCTGTCGGGCATCTCGCGGCTCCCCCGGCGCGGCTTCAGCGAGATGGTGTTCTGCGGCTACGGTGAGCCCACGTCGCGGCTCGAGCTCCTGCGCCGCGCGGCCGGCCTGGCACGGTCGCTAGGCTGGCGGCTCAGACTGAACACAAACGGGCTCGCACTCTCCTCGTCCGGGCAGGACGAGGTCCTGGGGGTCGTCAGGCTCTTCGACTCGGTGAGCGTCAGCCTCAACGCCTGGGACGACGCATCATACCGCGCCATCTGCAGGCCGTCCGTGCCCGGCGCCTGGGAGAGCGTTCTCGCCTTCGTGCGGCTGGCCGTGTCCGCAGGCCCCCGGGTCAGACTCACCGCGGTGGCCTGCGAGGGGGTGGAGATGGAGAGGGTGCGCGCTGTCGCGGAACGCCTCGGCCTCCCTCTCGTCACGAGGGGAGAGGCGTGAACGCAGTCGAGGTCCGCAGGGCCCTGGACGAACTCGGGATGGTGCCGAACCGCGCCCTCGGTCAGAACTTCCTGGTGAACGAGTCGATAGCCGTCAGGATAGCCGGGGCCTGTCCGGCGGGCAGCGTCCTCGAGATCGGGCCGGGGCTGGGGTCGCTTTCGGAATTCCTGGTCTCACCGGAGCGGCCGGTCACCGCGGTCGAGGTCTCCAGGCTCATGGCCGCCCGTCTGGAGCGCATCTTCGCGGGGAAACCCCTCCGTGTGGTCACCGCCGATTTCCTCGAAGTCGATCCGGACTCGCTACCGGGCGCCCCCTTCGACGCCCTGGCGGCGAACCTCCCCTACGGCATCTCCTCGCCGGCCCTCTTCAGGCTGGCCGAACCCGGTTTCGGGTCGATCCGCACGGCCGTGGTGATGCTCCAGGCCGAGCTGGCCGCCCGGGTCACGGCCGGCCCGGGATCGAAGGAGTACGGCAGGCTCGCCCTGGGCCTGTGGCCCTTCTTCGAGGCATCCGCACTCCTCGACGCCGAGCCCGGCGACTT
The Candidatus Fermentibacter sp. DNA segment above includes these coding regions:
- a CDS encoding TatD family hydrolase, translated to MEDVLEAARAAGTGWIVVPGIDRDTSSQAVSIARQHGLLAAVGIHPAEAENPGSFEEIERLAFEPGVCAIGETGLELRPGAPPLELQRELLASHAGLASDLDLPLVCHSRGAEPEIVEALGALDPPGAVLHCYTGPDGPALEAASRGWFIGFSGAVTFRRNESLRRTLAALPRSSVLVETDSPFMSPEPVRGRTCEPAFVIHTARAVAAAWGMPFGEACSILAANSERAFRQGASARPSVIYRLDGRAYVNLTGICGNSCRFCIRNTEDGLGGYLLAHGGVEPSEERVLSGISRLPRRGFSEMVFCGYGEPTSRLELLRRAAGLARSLGWRLRLNTNGLALSSSGQDEVLGVVRLFDSVSVSLNAWDDASYRAICRPSVPGAWESVLAFVRLAVSAGPRVRLTAVACEGVEMERVRAVAERLGLPLVTRGEA
- a CDS encoding adenylosuccinate synthase — its product is MPLRIVVGLGWGDEGKGKVVDHLAPGSGAVARFSGGANAGHTVKTDGGSVVLHQVPSGMLRPGIAGFIGAGCVLDPVAMLAEMEALSDAGHAVRDRLRVSGSAHLVHPVYRLVEVEEELRRGSRAIGTTGRGIGPAYVRKFGRTGIRLEDAADRSALESMSDALLEEAAGMPGSGPGLAHQAAEFVDAAFELSGLASDVGSAIRGMLADGVCVIAEGAQGTLLDPDHGTYPFVTSGSCTAASAFQSLGLGPGAALVTGVMKAYSTRVGAGPFPTELDDPTGEELRRKGREYGATTGRPRRCGWLDAVLMRYSVALNGCSEIALTLLDVLGGFPEIRVCTSYEGLPGGRPVFGRGLSACRPVYETLPGFPEDISGERSWGALPPPARRYVEFVERFCGAPVRLVSTGPHRDDVIRRDV
- the rsmA gene encoding 16S rRNA (adenine(1518)-N(6)/adenine(1519)-N(6))-dimethyltransferase RsmA; the encoded protein is MNAVEVRRALDELGMVPNRALGQNFLVNESIAVRIAGACPAGSVLEIGPGLGSLSEFLVSPERPVTAVEVSRLMAARLERIFAGKPLRVVTADFLEVDPDSLPGAPFDALAANLPYGISSPALFRLAEPGFGSIRTAVVMLQAELAARVTAGPGSKEYGRLALGLWPFFEASALLDAEPGDFLPEPAVRSRVLVLRRREAQLVPSALVPAFRRIVAVSFSRRRKTILNNLAAAMGREEAATLLGLAGIDSGLRAEQLPPECFRRMAELGA